The genomic region TATAAAAAGAAAGAGACGCCTTTAATTGCAAAGGTCTTTACTGCTATTGTTGTTGCATACGCACTAAGTCCCATAGACCTGATACCTGACTTTATTCCCGTATTAGGATATTTAGACGACTTCATACTGATACCTATGGGTGTTGCAATTGCATTAAAGTTGATACCAGCGGAAATTATGGAAGAATGCAGGAAAGAAGCCGAGGCAAAATTGAAAAGTGATATTCCAGAAGCCAAGGTAGCAGGCGTGGTTATTGTAATGCTGTGGATACTGATTTTAGGATTTATCGGGTACAGGATATTAGCAATTGTTTGAGTCAAATTAGGCTAGAGCGGTA from Treponema sp. J25 harbors:
- a CDS encoding YkvA family protein, with translation MKEKTSELKRQVFALYLAYKKKETPLIAKVFTAIVVAYALSPIDLIPDFIPVLGYLDDFILIPMGVAIALKLIPAEIMEECRKEAEAKLKSDIPEAKVAGVVIVMLWILILGFIGYRILAIV